A window of Elusimicrobiota bacterium contains these coding sequences:
- a CDS encoding PqqD family protein, translating to MGYEALIRRAWRTGDFSIQSLLEDDPETGVSREELRRKVKTEMEDIIAREAGDAACCLSAHKEGSMRLAPFVKFREEKFGAVLFETRSEKVYTLSPTGAAVVREIVSGADAGSLVGRLQKKYSDKTGKLAREAAAFLADLKKKGLVTE from the coding sequence ATGGGCTACGAGGCTCTCATCCGCCGCGCCTGGCGCACCGGGGATTTCAGCATCCAGTCGCTCCTCGAGGACGATCCGGAGACCGGCGTCTCCCGCGAGGAACTGCGCCGCAAGGTCAAGACGGAGATGGAAGACATCATCGCGCGGGAGGCGGGCGACGCCGCGTGCTGCCTGAGCGCCCACAAGGAGGGTTCCATGAGGCTGGCCCCGTTCGTGAAATTCCGCGAGGAGAAGTTCGGCGCGGTGCTCTTCGAGACCCGCTCCGAGAAGGTCTACACCTTGAGTCCGACCGGCGCCGCGGTGGTGCGCGAGATCGTCTCCGGCGCCGACGCCGGGTCTTTGGTCGGCCGCCTGCAGAAGAAGTACTCGGACAAGACCGGCAAGCTGGCGCGGGAGGCGGCGGCCTTCCTCGCCGACCTCAAGAAGAAGGGGCTGGTCACGGAATAA
- a CDS encoding prenyltransferase, with protein MGGALSSGSLTPNGTTAPLVGGQSDSGPSVPSAIFSTIRYRFFLYAGLLPYLLGAAWAYGMEGTFNAKVFWLGFLGIFLSVVGVESFNEYFDARLGTDRVFNPSDEEDIPEWMLRLGIAAFTVAAGIGLYLAVGGGWPILLYTALGGLAAVFYVGPPIRWVYRGLGETAIGLSYGPWMTLGSLQLHTHRFSWGALAASLVPGLLITALAVVNEIPDFHQDRLVGKRNLVVRAGRRNGVRLYLAFAGAGLLIAVGGAAFGLFPRAAALAALAGAPLLWASGRAAAATWDTPRLFVPAVRRIVQCYMVATAVFIIAVAWGGG; from the coding sequence GTGGGTGGCGCTTTGAGCAGCGGTTCGCTCACCCCTAACGGCACGACTGCCCCCCTCGTAGGGGGGCAGTCGGACTCGGGACCTTCGGTCCCGAGTGCCATTTTCTCGACCATCCGCTACAGGTTCTTCTTATACGCCGGTCTCTTGCCCTACCTCTTGGGCGCTGCTTGGGCCTATGGGATGGAGGGGACTTTCAACGCCAAGGTCTTCTGGCTGGGGTTCTTGGGCATCTTCCTCTCCGTGGTGGGCGTGGAGTCCTTCAACGAATACTTCGACGCGCGCCTGGGCACGGACCGGGTCTTCAACCCTTCCGACGAGGAGGACATCCCGGAGTGGATGCTGCGGCTGGGCATCGCCGCTTTCACGGTAGCGGCCGGCATCGGGCTCTACCTCGCCGTCGGCGGGGGCTGGCCCATCCTGCTCTACACTGCGCTCGGCGGCTTGGCCGCGGTCTTCTACGTGGGCCCGCCCATCCGCTGGGTGTACCGCGGCCTGGGCGAGACGGCCATCGGCCTCTCCTACGGCCCCTGGATGACCTTGGGCAGTCTCCAGCTGCACACGCACCGCTTCTCATGGGGGGCGCTGGCCGCCTCGCTGGTGCCCGGATTGCTCATCACGGCCCTGGCCGTGGTCAACGAGATCCCGGACTTCCACCAGGACCGGCTGGTGGGCAAGCGCAACCTCGTGGTGCGCGCGGGCCGGCGGAACGGGGTGCGGCTCTACCTGGCTTTCGCGGGAGCCGGCCTGCTCATCGCGGTGGGCGGCGCCGCTTTCGGACTCTTCCCGCGCGCGGCGGCGCTGGCCGCGCTGGCCGGGGCGCCGCTGCTGTGGGCCAGCGGCAGGGCCGCGGCCGCGACCTGGGACACCCCCAGGCTCTTCGTGCCGGCCGTGCGCCGCATCGTGCAGTGCTACATGGTCGCCACCGCGGTCTTCATCATCGCGGTCGCCTGGGGGGGGGGATGA
- a CDS encoding radical SAM protein has protein sequence MLPESLGASAADLKSPLYAAWQLTNECDLRCLHCIEDSGPGQAFPDELSRGEAFRIVDELIAAEVPYVAFSGGEPLLHPQLFDLLNRFRGQGVGLKLETNGQHLDAATCGRLADAQVKAVQVSLDGTSEQALCQLRPKASLRKILDGIRDLREAGVEVEVNFAPTRHNVDQVAAAMDLAHSLGAYAFYTGRLMYTGRAVRSWERIAPSEEQYAGFFSAVKAKARELEGRMRVCYHELGIVEELRTRAAHPAALVIILPDGRVKLINALPFTCGDLRRQSLAEVWEHYQKAWKDPQVTGFIDELAKDEKAISRLHEWVAL, from the coding sequence GTGCTCCCCGAAAGCCTGGGCGCCAGCGCCGCGGACCTCAAGAGCCCGCTCTACGCCGCCTGGCAGCTGACCAACGAGTGCGACCTGCGCTGCCTGCACTGCATCGAAGACTCGGGGCCCGGCCAGGCCTTCCCGGACGAGCTCTCGCGCGGCGAGGCCTTCCGGATCGTCGATGAGCTCATCGCGGCCGAGGTGCCCTACGTGGCCTTCTCCGGCGGCGAGCCCCTCCTGCACCCGCAGCTTTTCGATCTGCTGAACCGCTTCCGGGGCCAGGGGGTGGGCCTCAAGCTCGAGACCAACGGCCAGCACCTCGATGCCGCGACCTGCGGCCGCCTGGCCGACGCCCAGGTCAAGGCCGTGCAGGTCTCTTTGGATGGGACCAGCGAGCAGGCCCTGTGCCAGCTGCGGCCCAAAGCCAGCCTGCGCAAGATCCTGGACGGCATCCGCGATCTGCGCGAAGCCGGAGTCGAGGTCGAGGTCAATTTCGCGCCCACCCGGCACAACGTCGACCAGGTCGCCGCGGCCATGGACCTGGCGCACTCCCTCGGCGCCTACGCCTTCTATACCGGCCGGCTCATGTACACGGGCCGGGCGGTGCGCTCCTGGGAGAGGATCGCGCCCTCCGAAGAGCAGTACGCCGGGTTCTTCTCGGCGGTCAAAGCCAAGGCCCGGGAGCTGGAAGGCCGCATGCGCGTCTGCTACCATGAGTTGGGCATCGTGGAGGAGCTGCGCACCCGCGCCGCGCATCCCGCCGCGCTCGTCATCATCCTGCCCGACGGCCGGGTCAAGCTCATCAACGCCCTGCCCTTCACCTGCGGGGACCTGCGCCGGCAGAGCCTGGCCGAGGTGTGGGAGCATTATCAGAAGGCTTGGAAGGACCCGCAGGTGACGGGCTTCATCGATGAGTTGGCCAAAGACGAAAAGGCCATCTCGCGATTGCATGAGTGGGTGGCGCTTTGA